A window of Bradyrhizobium diazoefficiens genomic DNA:
TGGAAAAAACGGGCGTGCAGACCGAGAGCATCGAGATCGAAAGCAGCCATTGCGGCATGGGCCATCATCCTGCCGCGGTCTACGCTGTCGCCGACCGCCTTGCGCAGAAGGAAGGCCAGTGGCGCCCCTTCGACCGCAGCGGCTGGCGCAGCCTGGCCTATCCCGACCCGCATCGGTGACATAATTGAGGCTGTTCGAGGGAAGCGACTATGGGCGCATGGGGGATCGGAGTCTTCGAGAACGACACGTCCAGCGATTTTGCCTCCGCCGTGGCGGACGGCGGAGGCATCGATGCGCTCAGCGAAGCCATCGACCGGGTCCTGTCGTCTGGAGGCAACTATCTCGAAGCGCCGGATGCCGAGGAGGGACTTGCTGCGGCTGATATCGTCGCGAGGTTGAGAGGGAGCCCGGGACAGCAGTCAACTTACACCGCTGCTGTCGACGCGTGGGTCGCCAAATCCAAGGCGGTGGCTTCTGACGAGATGGCACACAAAGCCAAGCAGGTGATCGCGCGAATTCTTGCCGAACCCTCCGAATTGCTCGAGCTCTGGACGGAATCTGACGACTTTGACGGCTGGAAACGCGCCGTGGAAGATGTCGCGCTGCGCCTTTAGGGCATTTCCGGACGGCACGTCGCCTATTGAGTTTGGTTGCCCGGTGCAAAACGCGCTATGCCTCGCGCATGGCGCATCCGCTCTCCCGCATCATCGACCAGCTCAAGCGCGAACCGTCGCGCACCGGCTCCATCGTCATCACTATGTTCGGTGACGCCATCGTGCCGCGTGGCGGCTCGGTGTGGCTCGGTACAATGTTGGAATTTTTCGAAGGCCTGGACATCGACAGCGGCGTAGTGCGCACCGCCATGTCGCGTCTTGCGGCAGATGGCTGGCTGACGCGCGAGAAGGTCGGCCGCAACAGTTTCTATCGACTTGCCGACAAAGGACGTCAGACATTCGAAGCTGCCACGCGCCACATCTACGATCCGCCGCCATCTGACTGGACCGGACGCTTCGAGCTGCTCCTGATCGGCAACGGCGAGGACCGTGATGTCTCGCGCGAGGCGCTTCGCGACGCCGGCTTCGGCAGTCCGTTGCCCGGCGTCTGGGTTGCGCCGTCAGGCGTGCCGGTGCCCAATGAAGCCTCGGGCGCCATCCGTCTCGAAGTCTCGGCAGAGGATGACAGCGGCCGCCGTTTGCTCAGTGCGAGCTGGCCGCTGGATCGCACCGCGGATGCCTATCGGAAATTCATGAAGACGTTCGAGCCGCTCCGCGCCGCGATCGCGCGGGGCACGGATTTGTCCGACGCCGAGGCGTTCACCGCGCGCATCCTGCTGATCCACTATTACCGCCGCGTCGTGCTGCGCGATCCACTGCTGCCCGAAAGCCTGCTGCCGGGGGACTGGCCGGGCAGGGCGGCACGGGAGCTCTGTGGCGAAATTTATCGCGCGCTGCTTGCCCCGTCGGAACAATGGCTTGATGGTCATGGAACCAACGAGCGGGGACCATTGCCACCAGCACGAAGGCTTCTGGAGAGGAGGTTCGGCGCCTGAGTTTTATGTTACAGAAATATCTTGCATAACGATAATTTTGTTATACATTTCCCCCAATAAACGGGAGGACGCGCATGTATACCCAGGCGCTGAACACGGCCGAGGCCGACGACCGCGGCCTTGAGGACGCGACCAAGGCTGCGCAGTTTCAGGCCCGCATCGATGCCGAGGCGCGCATCGAGCCGAACGACTGGATGCCGGCGGCCTATCGCAAGACGCTCACCCGCCAGATCTCCCAGCACGCCCATTCCGAAATCGTCGGCATGCTGCCGGAAGGCAATTGGATCACGCGCGCACCGACGCTGCGCCGCAAGGCGGCGCTGCTCGCCAAGGTGCAGGACGAGTGCGGCCACGGCCTCTATCTCTACGCCGCCGCCGAGACGCTCGGCTCATCGCGTGAGGAGCTGGTCGACGCCATGCTCGCCGGCAAGGCCAAGTACTCCTCGATCTTCAACTATCCGACGCTGACCTGGGCCGATATCGGCACCATCGGCTGGCTGGTCGATGGTGCCGCGATCATGAACCAGATCCCGCTGTGCCGCTGCTCCTACGGTCCCTATGCGCGCGCGATGATCCGGGTCTGCAAGGAGGAGTCGTTCCACCAGCGCCAGGGCTACGAGATCATGCTGACGCTGTGCCGCGGCTCGGAGGAGCAGAAGGCGATGGCGCAGGATGCGCTGAATAGATGGTGGTGGCCGGTGCTGATGATGTTCGGCCCGCCCGATGCAACGAGCCAGCACAGCGATACCTCGACGAAGTGGAAGATCAAGCGCTTCTCAAATGACGAGCTGCGCCAGAAATTCGTCGATGCCACCGTGCCGCAGGCGCAATATCTCGGTCTCACGATTCCAGATCCGGGCATGACGCAGGATGCCGATGGACACTGGCGCTACAGCGAGATCGACTGGACCGAATTCAAGCAGGTGCTTGCCGGAAACGGCCCCTGCAATCGGGATCGCATGGCCGCGCGCCGCAAGGCGCATCAGGAGGGCGCCTGGGTGCGCGAAGCGGCGGCCGCCTATGCCGCCAAACGCGCGCACCGCCAGACTGCGCAAGCCGCCGAGTAGGGAGATCGATATGGCCACGCCGAACACGCCGCTGTGGGAAGTCTTCATTCGCAGCCGCAACGGGCTTGCGCACAAGCATGTCGGCTCGCTGCATGCGAGCGATGCCACTATGGCCCTGCAAGCCGCCCGCGACATCTACACTCGCCGCGGCGAGGGCCTGTCGATCTGGGTCGTGCCGTCGACCGCGATCACCGCGAGCGATCCCGCCGAGAAGGGCATGATGTTCGAACCGGCGGAGTCGAAAATCTACCGGCATCCGACGTTCTATGAGGTGCCCGAAGAAGTGGGGCATATGTGATGGCTGTCGCCAACATCCAGGTCTCCGAAACGCCGCTGGTGCTCATCACGCTGCGTCGTGCCGACGATGCGCTGATCCTCGGTCATCGGCTGTCGGAATGGTGTGGGCACGCACCGATGCTGGAGGAGGACATGGCGCTCTCCAACATCGCGCTCGATCTCATCGGCCAGGCCCGTGAGCTCTATAGCTACGCAGCCAAGGCCGAAGGCAAGGACAACGACGAGGACAAATTCGCATATTTGCGCGACGTCAGGCAGTACCGAAACCTCCTGCTGGTCGAGCAGCCGAATGGCGATTTTGCGCAGACGCTGGTGCGGCAGTTCTTCTATTCTGCGTTCGCCGACCTCTATTGGCGCGCGATGATGACCTCGCACGACACGACGCTTGCCGCGATTGCCGCCAAGTCGGAGAAGGAGAGTGCTTATCACTTGCGCCATGCCTCGGAGTGGATCATCCGGCTCGGCGACGGCACGGACGAGAGCCACGCCCGCGCACAAGCTGCGATCGATCACCTCTGGGCCTTCACCGGCGAGATGTTCGTCGTTGATGACGGCGAGCGCGCACTGATCCATGCCGGCATCGCTATCGATCCCGGAGAATTGCGCGGTCGCTGGCTGCAGACGCTTTCCAACGTCGTCAGGGAAGCGACACTCGAGCTGCCGCAGAGCGACTGGATGCAGCAGGGCGGCCGTGCTGGTCGGCACAGCGAACATCTCGGCCATCTCTTGTCGGAACTGCAATCGATGCAGCGCACCTTTCCGGGGCTGACATGGTGACGGTGCTCGACCGCGACAGCGAGTTGCGCCGACGCGCTTGGGACGCCGCGGCGAGCGTGGTCGACCCGGAGATCCCGGTCCTGACCATCGCCGATCTCGGCGTGCTCCGTGATGTCGCCTTGACTGGCGATCGTGTCGAGGTCGCGATCACGCCGACCTATT
This region includes:
- the paaC gene encoding 1,2-phenylacetyl-CoA epoxidase subunit PaaC, with protein sequence MAVANIQVSETPLVLITLRRADDALILGHRLSEWCGHAPMLEEDMALSNIALDLIGQARELYSYAAKAEGKDNDEDKFAYLRDVRQYRNLLLVEQPNGDFAQTLVRQFFYSAFADLYWRAMMTSHDTTLAAIAAKSEKESAYHLRHASEWIIRLGDGTDESHARAQAAIDHLWAFTGEMFVVDDGERALIHAGIAIDPGELRGRWLQTLSNVVREATLELPQSDWMQQGGRAGRHSEHLGHLLSELQSMQRTFPGLTW
- the paaA gene encoding 1,2-phenylacetyl-CoA epoxidase subunit PaaA, encoding MYTQALNTAEADDRGLEDATKAAQFQARIDAEARIEPNDWMPAAYRKTLTRQISQHAHSEIVGMLPEGNWITRAPTLRRKAALLAKVQDECGHGLYLYAAAETLGSSREELVDAMLAGKAKYSSIFNYPTLTWADIGTIGWLVDGAAIMNQIPLCRCSYGPYARAMIRVCKEESFHQRQGYEIMLTLCRGSEEQKAMAQDALNRWWWPVLMMFGPPDATSQHSDTSTKWKIKRFSNDELRQKFVDATVPQAQYLGLTIPDPGMTQDADGHWRYSEIDWTEFKQVLAGNGPCNRDRMAARRKAHQEGAWVREAAAAYAAKRAHRQTAQAAE
- the paaX gene encoding phenylacetic acid degradation operon negative regulatory protein PaaX, which produces MAHPLSRIIDQLKREPSRTGSIVITMFGDAIVPRGGSVWLGTMLEFFEGLDIDSGVVRTAMSRLAADGWLTREKVGRNSFYRLADKGRQTFEAATRHIYDPPPSDWTGRFELLLIGNGEDRDVSREALRDAGFGSPLPGVWVAPSGVPVPNEASGAIRLEVSAEDDSGRRLLSASWPLDRTADAYRKFMKTFEPLRAAIARGTDLSDAEAFTARILLIHYYRRVVLRDPLLPESLLPGDWPGRAARELCGEIYRALLAPSEQWLDGHGTNERGPLPPARRLLERRFGA
- the paaB gene encoding 1,2-phenylacetyl-CoA epoxidase subunit PaaB, whose product is MATPNTPLWEVFIRSRNGLAHKHVGSLHASDATMALQAARDIYTRRGEGLSIWVVPSTAITASDPAEKGMMFEPAESKIYRHPTFYEVPEEVGHM
- a CDS encoding DUF4259 domain-containing protein, yielding MGAWGIGVFENDTSSDFASAVADGGGIDALSEAIDRVLSSGGNYLEAPDAEEGLAAADIVARLRGSPGQQSTYTAAVDAWVAKSKAVASDEMAHKAKQVIARILAEPSELLELWTESDDFDGWKRAVEDVALRL